The following DNA comes from SAR202 cluster bacterium.
TACATCCCCATCGACCGCAAGCGCGTCGAAGCCGGGGCGGAAGCGAAACTGACAATCAAAGGAACTGCGTAAATAGATAACACCCGTATCGGCGTTCTCGGCGTCGGCGCAATCGGCGGCCTCATCGGCGGCAGCCTCGCACGCGCGGGCTACGACGTGACGCTCATCGACACCTGGCCCGCGAACGTCGAGAAGATCAAGGCGGACGGCATCACCGTCAAGACGATGGAGGAGGAGTTCAACGTCAAGTCGACCGCCCTCCACCTGGGGGAGCTCTCGGCGGCAAACAAGTCCTTCGACATCGTCTTCCTCGCCTTCAAGTCGTTCGACACCGCGTGGGCCTCGAAGTTCATCGAGCCCTACCTCGCGCCCGGCGGCTACGTCGTCTCGGCCCAGAACGGCATCAACGAGGAATCCATCGCCACGGTCCTCGGCTGGACGCGCGTCGTCGGCCTGGTGATCACCCTTGGCGCAGCAATATACGAGCCCGGCAGGCCGCAGCGCACGAGCCCATGGACCGACCGCACTGCCTTCACGATGGGCGAGCCGAGCGGACTCGTGTCGCCGCGCCTTGAGAAGCTCTGCAAGGTCATGGGCACCGTCGGGCTGTCCAAGACGACGACCAACCTCTGGGGCGAGCGCTGGGGCAAGCTGTCCGTCAACGCAATGGGCAACTCCCTCGCCGGCATGGGCGGCCTCAAGACCGCCGAGGTCTACCAGAACCCCGTCCCGCGCAAGCTCACCATCCGCGTCGCGCACGAGCTCACCCAGGTTGCCACGGCGCTCGGCGTGAGCGTCGGCCCCATCGGCGGCATCGCCGCCGCGCGCTTCACGGAGGCGATGCAGGACGGCGCAAAGATGGAAGCGCTTGAAGGTGAGATGGTAGAGCGCAGCAAGGCGCTCGGGATCGGCCGCCCCTCCATGGCCCAGGACCTGATGAAACGCCGCAAAACGGAGATAGACTTCCTCAACGGTCATATCGTGACCAAGGGCCGCGAGATCGGCATCGCAACACCCGTCAACGAGCAGGTGGTGGCCACACTGAAGCGCGTAGAGCGCGGCGAGATAACGCAGTCGATAGAGAATGTGCGGGGCGTAAGGTACTAGAGGGGTACGGGGTACGGCCCCGATTCGAGGACTTCCCGATTCCCAAGGGTCATACGGGATCTGCGATATCGGGGGCCAGAGCGAGGTACGGGGTACGGTAACAGCCGGAGCAGCCGTTAGCCCTCACCCTTTGGGTCAAAGCACCCAAAGGCCTCTCCCTCGGGGAGAGGAGGGAACAAGCAGCCACCTAACCCCTGGCCCTTCCCTGAGAGGGAAGGGGTTCTGAAGCCGAGCCCTCGGCTCGGCGGGTTATCTCCGGGCAGTTGCCTCGATGGGAGTCTGAGGCGCAGCCCTCAGTGGGGTACGGGGCGAAGCCCCGCACCGGGGTCTGGGGCGGAGCCCCAGGGTACTGTTCCCCCTCTCTCCGTGCACGGAGAGAGGGGGCCAGGGGGAGAGAGGTCTGGGCGGTGTCCGGTACCAGAGCGAGCCACACCTTCCCGGGTATCCCTTGCCTTTGGGAGTACAGAGGGCGAAACCCTGGCTGGGGTTTGGGGCGAAGCCCCACGGATATTTTCTCATTCCCCCTTCAGAGCGAAGCGATAGAAGGGGGTCAGGGGGATGTCCGAAGGCGTTGGTAACTGGCAGTCCCACTATAAACGTGTTACCCTTCGTCGTGATGGCTTTTAACTCCATCCGACCAGGAGGTCCCCCTATATCCCGCTTCCGCGACTCCCGCGATGTCGGCGCCTGCTTCCTGCTCGCGCGCATGAACAAGGACGGCTCCTACGGCGACATTAAGCTCGGCACCGGCCAGTACTACAAGACCGTATGGGCCCTCCAGTGTTCCGGCTACTCCAACGAGGCTAACCGCATCCTTGACTGGGTGCGCCGCACCGGGATGACGGACAAGGGCGACTTTGGCCCCAGGCCGTCCGGGCCGCAGGACTACGACTACACGTACCACAACATGTGGATCGTCATCGCCGCGCACCGCCTGGGCCAGCTCGATATCGCCCGCCGGGGCATGGACTTCCTCACGAGCTACCACGACCCCGACAACGGCGGCTTTTACTCCGCCGCCGAGAAGGGCGATGTCGGCAATCTCCAGGACATGTTTATCGTCGCCTTCGGCGGCCTTGCGGCCCTTCAGACAGGCCGCTTGGAGCTTGCGCGCGGCACCGGAAAGTGGTTCGAGACTGTCATGAACGCACAGCCGAACTTCCCTGCACAGATCTACACCGTCTACTCCCGCGACGCGGGACTGCATACGAAAGATACCGGCGGCCGCTACCTGGTGAACGCGCAGACGACCGTCGACCAGCAGTTCTTTCAGCCCGGCGCGGCGGCGGCGTTCCTTGCGCGGCTATACCAGGCCACAGGCGAGCGCCGCTGGCTGGACCTCGCCACGGAGTACATGCGATTCCCGGAGAACGCAAGCGACTTCCTCTTCAAGATCGTCCGCGCCGGGAAGGTCGGCTATGCCGCCTCTATCCTGTACACTATGACCGGCCAGGCGAAGTACCGCGACATGGCCATACGAATCGGCCACAACCTGGTCGCGCTCCAGTCGCCTGAGGGCTGGTGGACCACCGTCGGCGGCAACGCCGCAAACATTGAGTCCACCGCGGAGCGCGTGGCCTGGATGGACGAGATCGACCAGGCGGTGGGCCACCTGGTCTGAATAGTGAATTGAGAATAGTGAATAGTGAATTGAGCAGCCGGGACGTGCCAAGACCATCCACGTCTTGGAATGAACGGCGTCCAAATCCACCGTTAAGCAGTCACACCATGGACCGCTTCCGCGCAGCCCGCGACAAAGGCGCCGCCTACCTTCTCCGCAACGTGCACCCGGACGGCAGCTTCGGCAGCCCCGCGAAGGGCGTCACCGATTATTACAAGGTCATCTGGGCGCTGCAGGTCGCCGGGGAGACACACGCAGCCAACTCCATCTGCAATTGGGTGCGCCGCAACGGCATGACCGCTGAAGGCGACCTCGGCCCACGCCCGCCGGAGGCGAACGGCTATTACTACAACTACTACAACGCCTGGGTTGTAATCGGCGCGCACAAGCTGCAGCAGTACGACCTCTCGATGCGCGGGATGGACTTCATGCTGCGCACCTGGGACGAGGAGAGCGGCGGGTTCTTCTCAAGCGTCACGGAGCGCAAGAGCACCACGGAGATGGACCTGTGGGTGGTCTCCGGCTGCGGCCAGGCGGCGCTCATCACGGGCCACATCGACGTCGCGCGAGGGGTCGGCAGGTGGATGCGCACGCTCATGGAGCAGCAGCCCAACTTCCCAAAACAGCTTTACTCCGTCTACACGAAGGCGCAGGGGCTGATCACGAAGCTGGACCCGGCCACCGAGACCCGATACGTCATGAGCCAGGACGCCCAGCGCGACCAGTACTTCTTCCACCCCGGCATCGCAGGCGGCTTCCTTTCGAAGCTGTTCATGGCGACCGGCGAGCGAGAGTGGCTCGAGATGGCGAAGAAGTACATGGTGGTCGCCGAGGGCGCGAGCGACTACCTGATGAAGCTTGGCCGCGCGGGGAAGGTGGCCTGGGCGGCCTCGGTGCTGTGGACTCTGACCGGTGAGTCAAAGTACCGCGACATGGCCATACGCATTGGCGATAACATCATCGCGATGCAGCAGCCGGACGGCAGTTGGCACCAGAGCAACGACGGCACTGCGGAGATGACGGCATGGCTGGACGAGGTGTACCAGGCCGTGGGCGCCGGCTGAAACCGGCGGTACCCCGCACCCGCAAACATAAAAGGCCCCCGGAGATCCAGGGGCCTTTTGACTAGCAGGACGGACCTTGTTACTTCTTCTTCGGGGCCGCTGGCTTGGCCGCGGGTGCGGAGGGCTTGGCGGCCGGTGCGGCCTTGCCACCTGCGGGCTTCGCTGCGGGCTTTTCGTGATGCGCCATCTGAAATCCTCCTTCATTAGTTTCGACAATCTTACATCAACTTCGCACGTTTGTCAATATCTTGCGAATCCTGTCCTTCACAGCACCACATGTTGTGGTATTCGTACCACCGGAATAGATGGGATACATCCCCGACGGGCAATAGAAAAGGCCCGTCTTGTGACGGGCCCTCACATTCCTTCTCACTGCGCCGGCGGGACTACTTTGCCGCGCCGACTTCCAGCTTCGACAGTTGTGCCTTTAGCTGCTCCACAACGTGCTGGTACTCCTTGAACACCTGCCTGCTGGTCACAGTGGCCGGCTTGGAGGTGTCTCGGTACTCCTTGCGCATCTCCAGCCTGCCCAGGAACGGCAGGCCCATCTCCACGGCAAGGTCCTCACCTCCGCCGGAGCCGAACATCTCGCCTGAGAAGTTCTCAACAATGCCCAGAACATTAATCTTCAGCGTCTTGATCATGTTAATCGAACGCATGGCGTCGATCCTGGCGAGCTCCTGCGGCGTAGCGACGATCACGAAGCCGTCCATCGTCAGCGACTGCATGATGGTCAGCGGCGCGTCGGAGGTGCCCGGAGGGAGGTCGATGAGCAAGTAATCCAGGTCGCCCCAGTCGGTCGACTGCAGGAGCTGGCTGATGGCGTTGTGGATCATCGGCCCGCGCCAGATGATCGCCTCTTCTTCCTTCTGCTGGAAGAAGCCCATGGACATCACGCGCACGCCGTAGCGCTCCGGGGGCATGAGCTTTTTGTCCTCGGTCACCAGCGGCGGCTCGGACACCTTCATCGCCCGCACCACGTTGGGGCAGTCGATATCGACATCCAGGATGCCGACTCGCGCGCCCTCCTGGGCCAGCGTGACGGCCAAATTGCACGCGACGGTGGTCTTGCCCACCCCGCCCTTGCCGCTGTAGACGCCTATCTTGTACTTGATTCTGCCCAGGGAGTTGGCGATGTTCCGCTTCTGCTCCCAGGTGCGCTTCATCTGCTCGATCTTGGCGCGGGCCTGCGCCGCCTGGGCCGATTGCGGCCCGGCCTGCTGCTGCCCTACCTGCCTCGGCGCGGCATGGGCATGGCCCTCGTGAGAGTGACCTTCGTGTCCGTGTTCCTGTGTCATCGCGTCCTTCGTGCCCGGCCTGCTGGCCTTGTATTTGCCAACGACCAACTTCTAACTGCCACCGACCTGAAACCCTAGTCCAGCCCCAGGATTGCCTTGCCGTCTTCTGTGATCATCTCCGGCGTCCACGGCGGGTCGTAGACCATCTCAACCTCAACGTCTTCCACGCCCTCCAGCTCCGCGATGCGCCACTCCGCCTGCTGGGCGATATACGGACCCATGCCGCAGCCCGCGAACGTGAGCGTCATCTTGACCTTCACGTTGCCCTCGTCAACCTCGCAACCATAGACAAGCCCAAGGTCAACCACATTGACCGGTATCTCGGGGTCGAAAACGTCCTTGAGCGCCTGGAGAACGTCCTCCCGTGTGATCGTTGCCGCCTGCGTCATGAATCGTTCTCCATACCTGTTACAAAGAAATTTGACAATGCAACTACATTCTATATATTCAGGTAGGGGCAGTCAAATGAACCGGGCGGCCCATCACGCGCGGCAGGAAGACGGCAACGGCCAGCCCCCTGAACAGCCCCGCAATGAGCAGAAGCGTGAGCACCTGGAACTCGAATATCTCAGGCAGGCGGGAGGCAATGATGCCTCCGCCGACCGCCCCGATGAACGTACCCAGGGACGCCATCGCCCTGAAGGAGCCGAGGGCCGCCGGCCGCTCCTCGAGGTCGGACTGCTCCAGCACGAAGTTGAAGGTAGCCAGGTTCCATGCGGCCGTGAATATCCCCACCTGAATAAACATTACAAGCAGGAACCAGATGTTGCCGGAGACTAGGAATACGAGTGGCCACGTTGCCATTCCCGGCGTGGACAGCCACAGCACGTGGAGGTTGCCCTTCCTGTCCGCGATCCTGCCGAAGAGCGGCATCGCCGCCATGACGGCGATGTTCATGATCACGCCCAGCCCCACGAACACCGTGTAGCTGACCTCCAGATCGCGCAGCATGTACACGGCTATGAACGGCACGCTCGAACCCATCCCTATGTGGAAGATGAGAATGAAGAGGTTGTACCTCCCGAGCACGCTCTGTCCCATCTTCGCAAACTGGCCGTAGAGAGACACGGCGGGCTTGAGCCGCATCCCGGGCCGCGGGTCCACCACCTGCGTGAACATGGCGGCGGAGATAAGCCTCGCGGCGGTAGCCACCACAAACGCCATCACGAAGCCCCATACCGCCGCGTCGCCCAGGATGTCCAGTGAGAATGCAGCGCCCACGCCGACCCCAACCGCGACCAGTGTCGCCAACGACCCTCGCATCCCCAGGTACTTGCCCCGGCGGAACGCGGGCACCATGTCGGATATCCAGCTCCCCCATGGCCCGTCGCCCAGCAGGAAGAGCGCGACGCCGAGCGCGCTCAGCGCTATCATCGTCCATACTCTGTATTCGGCCGGTAGCCACGGCACCGCCGCCAGGAGCAAGAACGGCAGCGCGCCAAGCAGGATGATCGTCATGAGCATGCGCTTGCGCCCGCCGCACCACTTCACGAAGTGCGCGGCCCTGAGCTGCGCGGAGGCGCACGTGAGCTCCACCGCCCCGCTGTACACGCCCATCTGGAAGGTGCTGGCCCCAAGCCATACGGCAAACGGTGCGAGCAGGTTCTGGAAGACCGCGAGGGTTATCGCCCCGGGGATGACCTCTATGAACATGATCCGCGCGCCGCGCTTCCGTTCGGGGCGGTCGTACTCGGATGTCAGTGAAGTCGGCTTGTCTATTGCAGCTTGTGTCATATGTTATTCGGTCTTTTGCCGCGCCGGCTTAGCCGGGGCCGCCCTGAACAGGTCCACTAGTGAAGCACGGAACGATCTCCCGCTCGTCCCGCGGACGAACTGCAGAACTGCGAAGACGGAGGCCGTTCTTATCACGGCGCTGACTGCGAACATCGTTAGAAGAGAGTAGCCGAAGATGCCAGGCACCCTGGACGCGATGACCCCGCCGATGATTGCGCCGATGAACAGACCGGCTGCCATCATGCTCCGGGCATACCCGACGGCGGACGGCCGCGCGCCCTCCTCAGAGTGCTCCAGCACGAAGTTGTAGAGCACTATCGCCCATCCCGCGGTGACCGCCCCCACGATTGCGTACGCTGTCGTCAGGTACCAGAGGTTGGGCGAAACCAGGTGCACCAGCGGCCAGAGACCGTTGGTTATGCCCGTGACAACCAGCACAAACATGTTCCCGCGCCGGTCGCAGACCTTTCCCCACCAGGGCAGCGTGAGCGCCATAGTGACGAACTGCACCATGTTCAGGGCCACGAAGACCGTGTACTTCAAGTCGAGATCGCGCAGCAGGTACACGCTGAAGAACGGCGTCCCGAAACCAATGCCGATGTGGTACCACAAAAGAAAGATGTTGTACCTTCCCAAAAGGCTGCTCCGGAGACCGTAGAACATCTTCCACGGCATTGGTCCCGGCTGCAGCTTGAGCTCAGGCCTCGGGTCCACAATCCGCCAGTAGAACGCAAGGGAAACCAGCCTGGCAGCCGCAGCTACGCTGAACGCCGCAACGAACCCCCACAGCACCGCGTCGTGCAGCAGGTCAAGGACAAACGCCCCGCAGAGTCCCACAGCCATCGTCGTCACGCTTACCATGGACATCCGCAGGCCCAGGTAGCGGCCTCGCCGGTGCACCGGCACAAGATCGGACATCCAGCTTCCCCAGACAGGGTCAGCCACGACGAAGAGCGCCACGGCGACGCCACCTATCGGGATAAGCGCCCACACCCTCGCGCCTTCAGGAAGGAGCGGAACGAGTGAGATGAAGACCCATGGCAGCGCGCCCACAGCCATCGTCGCCAGAAGCATCCGCTTGCGCCCGCCCATCAGGCCCACGAGCCTGGCAGCGAACATAAGCGAGGCGGCAATGAACATATTCACAACCGCGCTCAGAATGCCGACCTGGAAGGTGGAGGCGCCGAGCCTGATGGCGAACGCAGCCAGGAGGTTCGACTGGACCGCCTCCGGCACGCAGCCGAAATTCGACTCGACAAGCATCAGCCGAGCGCCGCGCTTCCTCTCCGGCCGCTCGTACTCGGAAAAAACGCTCGGTTGTACATCGGTCGCTACTGTCGTCACGTCAGTCTTTGTTTCGGAGAGCGGAGCAGTCCCGCCAGCCGTGAGAAGTACCCCTGTCCCTCGTTGCTCTCATCCTTCAGTACGCTCGGCAGCACGCCGATGCTCGCAACGCGCAGCACAGTAGTTATCACGCACATCGTCAGAAGCGGGTAGCCGAACATCGCCGGCACGCGCGTGGCGATCAGGCCGCCCAGAAGCGCGCCCGTGAACATTCCAAGGGAAATCACGCCCCTGGAGTACCCAACGGCAGAGGTCCGCATCGTATCCTCAGAGCGCTCGAGCACGAAGTTGTAGAGCACTATGCCCCAGCCGGCCTGCGTCATTCCCACGACCGCGTACGCGACAAACAGGTAAAGGATGGAGGTCGAAAATACATGGACGATCGGCCACAGGGCTACGGCAAGTCCCGAGAGCACAAGGACGAACATGTTGCCGCGCCTGTCTACTAAACGGCCCCACCACGGCATTGTCAGGGCTACCGCGATGTTGCAGACCATGTTCAGGCCCACGTAAACC
Coding sequences within:
- a CDS encoding MFS transporter, whose protein sequence is MTTVATDVQPSVFSEYERPERKRGARLMLVESNFGCVPEAVQSNLLAAFAIRLGASTFQVGILSAVVNMFIAASLMFAARLVGLMGGRKRMLLATMAVGALPWVFISLVPLLPEGARVWALIPIGGVAVALFVVADPVWGSWMSDLVPVHRRGRYLGLRMSMVSVTTMAVGLCGAFVLDLLHDAVLWGFVAAFSVAAAARLVSLAFYWRIVDPRPELKLQPGPMPWKMFYGLRSSLLGRYNIFLLWYHIGIGFGTPFFSVYLLRDLDLKYTVFVALNMVQFVTMALTLPWWGKVCDRRGNMFVLVVTGITNGLWPLVHLVSPNLWYLTTAYAIVGAVTAGWAIVLYNFVLEHSEEGARPSAVGYARSMMAAGLFIGAIIGGVIASRVPGIFGYSLLTMFAVSAVIRTASVFAVLQFVRGTSGRSFRASLVDLFRAAPAKPARQKTE
- a CDS encoding MFS transporter — its product is MTQAAIDKPTSLTSEYDRPERKRGARIMFIEVIPGAITLAVFQNLLAPFAVWLGASTFQMGVYSGAVELTCASAQLRAAHFVKWCGGRKRMLMTIILLGALPFLLLAAVPWLPAEYRVWTMIALSALGVALFLLGDGPWGSWISDMVPAFRRGKYLGMRGSLATLVAVGVGVGAAFSLDILGDAAVWGFVMAFVVATAARLISAAMFTQVVDPRPGMRLKPAVSLYGQFAKMGQSVLGRYNLFILIFHIGMGSSVPFIAVYMLRDLEVSYTVFVGLGVIMNIAVMAAMPLFGRIADRKGNLHVLWLSTPGMATWPLVFLVSGNIWFLLVMFIQVGIFTAAWNLATFNFVLEQSDLEERPAALGSFRAMASLGTFIGAVGGGIIASRLPEIFEFQVLTLLLIAGLFRGLAVAVFLPRVMGRPVHLTAPT
- a CDS encoding Mrp/NBP35 family ATP-binding protein, with product MVVGKYKASRPGTKDAMTQEHGHEGHSHEGHAHAAPRQVGQQQAGPQSAQAAQARAKIEQMKRTWEQKRNIANSLGRIKYKIGVYSGKGGVGKTTVACNLAVTLAQEGARVGILDVDIDCPNVVRAMKVSEPPLVTEDKKLMPPERYGVRVMSMGFFQQKEEEAIIWRGPMIHNAISQLLQSTDWGDLDYLLIDLPPGTSDAPLTIMQSLTMDGFVIVATPQELARIDAMRSINMIKTLKINVLGIVENFSGEMFGSGGGEDLAVEMGLPFLGRLEMRKEYRDTSKPATVTSRQVFKEYQHVVEQLKAQLSKLEVGAAK
- a CDS encoding 2-dehydropantoate 2-reductase, which translates into the protein MDNTRIGVLGVGAIGGLIGGSLARAGYDVTLIDTWPANVEKIKADGITVKTMEEEFNVKSTALHLGELSAANKSFDIVFLAFKSFDTAWASKFIEPYLAPGGYVVSAQNGINEESIATVLGWTRVVGLVITLGAAIYEPGRPQRTSPWTDRTAFTMGEPSGLVSPRLEKLCKVMGTVGLSKTTTNLWGERWGKLSVNAMGNSLAGMGGLKTAEVYQNPVPRKLTIRVAHELTQVATALGVSVGPIGGIAAARFTEAMQDGAKMEALEGEMVERSKALGIGRPSMAQDLMKRRKTEIDFLNGHIVTKGREIGIATPVNEQVVATLKRVERGEITQSIENVRGVRY
- a CDS encoding metal-sulfur cluster assembly factor gives rise to the protein MTQAATITREDVLQALKDVFDPEIPVNVVDLGLVYGCEVDEGNVKVKMTLTFAGCGMGPYIAQQAEWRIAELEGVEDVEVEMVYDPPWTPEMITEDGKAILGLD